The following proteins come from a genomic window of Gemmatimonas sp.:
- a CDS encoding S41 family peptidase — MTRTRKAALASIVLVPLLASGFALQARSTRGGAQLLDQVLTFVALRYVDTLDAQQLYEKAARGLVNELKDPYTELFTPKQLEEFSRNTNGRYAGIGMEIVKVGDYVTVNKVFPGSPAEQGGVLEGDKIAVVDTTSARGFNTQQVQNKLLGPIGTPVTVQFLRVGVAQPVKLSFKRAEIHVPAVRYSMMIDERTGYIPLERFSEQTTEDIANAVMALSKRGAKGFIIDLRGNPGGILEEAFSMSNLFLPRGKELLSVRGRGEFQKFVSQQDPLAPDVPLTVLVDGGSASASEIVAGALQDYDRALVLGTTSFGKGLVQSVYNLDGGYALKITTGKWYTPSGRSIQKERKLNADGQFLEVLPDSMETDSVRKARPVFKSAAGRTVYGGGAITPDIIVQPDTLSTAEQALRRALLPHYAKYQAHAAAVAELQKGKVKPDFAVDPAWREEVYRRLQADTVKIDKAVWDAGANDIDRFLEDRVAKIAFGDTLVRRRNLKDDNQLRRAMEIMRKGTTQKDLFTVAASEPASKPGVARRN; from the coding sequence ATGACCCGTACCCGCAAGGCCGCACTGGCCAGCATCGTGCTCGTTCCCCTGCTCGCCTCGGGCTTCGCCCTGCAGGCGCGCTCCACGCGAGGCGGTGCCCAGCTCCTCGACCAGGTGCTGACCTTCGTGGCCCTGCGCTACGTGGACACGCTCGACGCCCAGCAGCTGTATGAGAAGGCTGCCCGGGGTCTCGTGAACGAGCTCAAGGATCCCTATACCGAGCTCTTCACCCCCAAGCAGCTCGAGGAGTTCTCGCGCAACACCAACGGTCGCTATGCCGGCATCGGCATGGAGATCGTGAAGGTGGGCGACTACGTCACGGTGAACAAAGTCTTCCCGGGCTCGCCGGCCGAGCAGGGCGGCGTGCTGGAAGGGGACAAGATTGCCGTGGTGGACACCACCAGCGCGCGCGGCTTCAACACGCAGCAGGTGCAGAACAAGCTGCTGGGGCCCATCGGCACGCCGGTCACCGTGCAGTTCCTGCGCGTGGGCGTGGCGCAGCCGGTCAAGCTGAGCTTCAAGCGTGCCGAGATCCACGTGCCCGCGGTGCGCTACAGCATGATGATCGACGAGCGCACCGGCTACATCCCGCTGGAGCGCTTCTCCGAGCAGACCACCGAGGACATCGCCAACGCGGTCATGGCGCTCAGCAAGCGCGGCGCGAAGGGGTTCATCATCGACCTGCGCGGCAACCCCGGGGGTATCCTCGAGGAAGCGTTCAGCATGTCCAACCTCTTCCTGCCGCGTGGCAAGGAGCTGCTCTCGGTGCGCGGCCGCGGCGAGTTCCAGAAGTTCGTGTCGCAGCAGGACCCGCTCGCTCCCGACGTGCCGCTCACGGTGCTGGTCGACGGCGGCTCGGCGTCGGCCTCGGAGATCGTCGCCGGCGCGCTGCAGGACTACGACCGCGCCCTCGTGCTGGGCACGACCAGCTTCGGCAAGGGGCTCGTGCAGAGCGTCTACAACCTCGACGGCGGCTACGCGCTCAAGATCACCACGGGCAAGTGGTACACGCCGAGTGGCCGCAGCATTCAGAAGGAGCGCAAGCTCAACGCCGACGGCCAGTTCCTTGAGGTGCTCCCCGACAGCATGGAGACCGACTCGGTGCGCAAGGCGCGCCCGGTGTTCAAGAGCGCGGCGGGACGCACGGTGTACGGCGGTGGCGCCATCACGCCGGACATCATCGTGCAGCCGGACACGCTGAGCACCGCCGAGCAGGCGCTGCGGCGCGCGCTGCTGCCGCACTACGCCAAGTACCAGGCGCACGCGGCGGCGGTGGCGGAGCTGCAGAAGGGGAAGGTGAAGCCCGACTTCGCGGTGGACCCGGCGTGGCGTGAGGAGGTGTACCGTCGCCTGCAGGCCGACACGGTGAAGATCGACAAGGCCGTGTGGGACGCCGGCGCCAACGACATCGACCGGTTCCTCGAGGATCGCGTGGCGAAGATTGCCTTCGGTGACACGCTCGTGCGCCGCCGCAACTTAAAGGACGACAACCAGCTGCGCCGCGCCATGGAGATCATGCGCAAGGGCACAACGCAGAAGGATCTGTTCACCGTGGCCGCGTCGGAGCCGGCGAGCAAGCCCGGGGTGGCGCGTCGCAACTGA
- a CDS encoding TolC family protein: MASPLRGQATAAADSLSLTLADALARVSQQEPRLATARALREVARAARGEALSEQRNRFLPVVSASFGTQRLVQNQFVEIARRAGLPPTPVDQLDPFSRVFAAPNTRTAAITAGVRPYDGGVASARVAAAQAGAQASAYAESQVRTALEADVITRYADVQLSRRLREVADSALALAERTLAVTRQAVAQGRTAEYEIWRVDADVQAVRPAQLDADRQLQVAELALRQLLALPAHLPLRLDSPAEPWSADRDAVTTDPTSPTSVPGASSARLALREFDAREQQAAAQHRAAWRALLPTLDVTLSHQRLAYPLRNSEWGGPFYQNTVLGVSFTLPLDLTGGSVARIEAAAANHRLAQAQRRDAERVHALEQTELQAQLAASRVAWQAAVAGSVSAEKALRVAQLRHEVGRASLLELQDARVAWQRAMATRAQAARDRTVIEARVARLDRLPLAPIQP, encoded by the coding sequence CTTCGCGGGCAGGCCACGGCCGCAGCCGATTCGCTCTCGCTCACCCTCGCCGACGCGCTCGCTCGGGTGTCACAGCAGGAACCGCGGCTCGCGACCGCACGCGCGCTGCGTGAGGTGGCGCGCGCTGCCCGTGGTGAGGCGCTGAGCGAGCAGCGCAATCGCTTCCTGCCAGTCGTGTCGGCGTCGTTCGGTACGCAACGGCTGGTGCAGAACCAGTTCGTCGAGATCGCCCGCCGCGCGGGGCTTCCGCCCACGCCCGTCGATCAGCTGGATCCATTCTCGCGGGTCTTCGCGGCTCCCAATACCCGCACCGCGGCCATCACGGCGGGCGTGCGTCCGTATGACGGCGGCGTGGCGTCGGCGCGCGTGGCGGCCGCGCAAGCCGGTGCCCAGGCGAGCGCCTACGCTGAGTCGCAGGTGCGTACGGCGCTCGAGGCCGACGTCATTACCCGCTATGCCGACGTGCAGCTGAGCCGCCGCCTGCGCGAGGTGGCCGATTCGGCGTTGGCGCTGGCCGAACGCACTTTGGCCGTGACTCGGCAGGCGGTGGCACAGGGGCGCACGGCGGAGTACGAGATCTGGCGCGTGGACGCCGACGTGCAGGCAGTGCGCCCCGCGCAACTCGACGCGGATCGCCAATTGCAGGTGGCCGAGCTCGCCTTGCGTCAGCTGCTCGCGCTGCCCGCGCACCTCCCCCTGCGTCTCGACTCGCCTGCCGAGCCGTGGTCGGCCGACCGCGATGCGGTCACCACCGACCCCACGAGCCCTACGTCGGTCCCAGGTGCATCCAGCGCCCGACTCGCCCTGCGCGAATTCGACGCGCGCGAACAGCAGGCGGCTGCGCAACACCGCGCCGCGTGGCGCGCCCTGTTGCCGACGCTCGACGTGACCCTGAGCCATCAGCGACTGGCTTATCCGCTGCGCAACAGCGAATGGGGCGGACCCTTCTATCAGAACACCGTGCTGGGGGTGTCGTTCACCTTGCCGCTCGATCTCACCGGCGGCTCCGTCGCCCGTATCGAAGCGGCGGCGGCCAATCACCGCCTCGCACAGGCCCAGCGGCGGGACGCCGAGCGTGTGCACGCACTCGAGCAGACCGAGCTGCAGGCACAGCTCGCGGCGAGTCGCGTGGCGTGGCAGGCGGCTGTCGCCGGTAGCGTGAGTGCGGAAAAGGCGCTGCGCGTGGCGCAGCTCCGGCACGAAGTGGGCCGCGCCTCGTTGCTCGAACTGCAGGATGCGCGCGTCGCGTGGCAGCGCGCCATGGCCACCCGGGCGCAAGCCGCACGCGATCGCACGGTCATCGAAGCGCGCGTCGCGCGTCTCGATCGCCTGCCGCTCGCTCCGATTCAACCCTGA
- a CDS encoding efflux RND transporter permease subunit, with translation MWISDLAIRRPIVAIVSMLVLALAGLVALRSLETDEWPDVQAPMVTVTVPYPGATPSQVERELLRPLEDKVRSVGGLKTLKGTAGDGFALLFAEFVFSKPTSEAVQEVRDAVSAARGDLPREVEEPVVERFSETDLPVMSLAVGGSGDALTLGADARRLARELRAVPGVAQVRVIGDAVPELSVQVYPEALRGTGISLAQLTRTLEAQNVSVPIGRVENATREATLRFQGRPDDAAAFADLPLLSSGGRVVRVRDVADVRIAPAEARSIARVDGQAAVTLDVRKRRGVSATTVAEGLRTRLAAVERTLPTGRTVRIVQDAGKRTALAVWDVQKTLLEGAALTVLVVFVFLNSWRSTVITGLALPVSVLASFMAVWAFGFKLETMSLLGLSLAIGILIDDAIVVRENIVRHVEMGKDHVTASREGTKEIGLAVLATTAAIVVVFLPVGFMNGLAGQYFKPFALTIACAVLVSLFVSFSLDPMLSAYWPDPHRPIAQRSWLSRMLHRFNVWFDSLATRYRDVIAWALSHRTLTLGVAAASLVGAVLLPATGAVGAEFLPEDDRGEIGILVEAPPGAALPYTTARAEAAAAMARRLPEVRTVYTTVGAGDGDVSQAQVMVLLVPRAARTRTAREVATALRGEVAALGGGTYAVMDLGLNGFLKPIQLQVRGPDARSLPQIAAEVAARVRRVPGAVDVTLSSRPGAPALDIRLDRAFSATVGTTPAEVAGAMQVAFAGVEAGRWIDGEGDLRKVRVRLPESQRRQSSDLAGLPLQVPGPDGALQAVAFAQVATATATTAPTRIEHDNGAASVTVTANVLGRPLGDVSAGIDRELAGMTMPAGVTVAYAGDVEDQQEVFGNILLALLVAVVGMYFVLVLQFNSWIEPLAILVSLPLSAVGVVGALWMAGMTINIMSLIGVILLSGVVAKNAILLLDYAKQLREGGQTMRDALVESGATRLRPIVMTTVALVAGMVPVAIGSGEGAMFRAPLGMAVIGGTITSTFLTLLVIPVVYALLDGARARVRGWHRVPTSPADTRGRTVSPAHERLA, from the coding sequence ATGTGGATTTCCGACCTCGCCATTCGTCGTCCCATTGTCGCCATCGTGTCGATGCTGGTGCTGGCACTGGCGGGCCTCGTGGCGCTGCGCAGCCTCGAGACCGACGAGTGGCCCGACGTGCAGGCGCCCATGGTGACCGTCACGGTGCCGTATCCCGGCGCTACACCGTCGCAGGTGGAGCGGGAGCTGCTGCGGCCGCTAGAGGACAAGGTGCGCAGTGTGGGTGGGCTCAAGACGCTGAAGGGCACGGCGGGTGACGGGTTCGCGCTGCTCTTCGCCGAGTTCGTGTTCAGCAAGCCTACCAGCGAAGCGGTGCAGGAGGTTCGCGACGCCGTGAGCGCCGCGCGCGGCGACTTGCCGCGCGAGGTGGAAGAGCCGGTGGTGGAGCGGTTCAGCGAAACCGACCTGCCGGTCATGAGTCTCGCCGTGGGTGGCAGCGGTGACGCGCTTACCTTGGGCGCCGATGCGCGTCGCCTGGCGCGCGAACTGCGCGCGGTGCCCGGTGTGGCGCAGGTGCGCGTGATCGGCGACGCGGTGCCCGAACTGTCGGTACAGGTGTACCCGGAGGCGTTGCGCGGTACCGGCATTTCGCTGGCGCAGCTCACGCGCACGCTCGAGGCGCAGAATGTCTCGGTGCCCATCGGCCGCGTGGAGAACGCCACACGTGAGGCCACGCTGCGCTTTCAGGGGCGTCCCGACGACGCGGCGGCCTTCGCCGATTTGCCGCTGCTGTCGAGTGGCGGGCGCGTCGTGCGGGTACGTGACGTGGCCGATGTGCGCATCGCACCGGCCGAGGCCCGCTCGATCGCCCGCGTGGACGGGCAGGCGGCCGTGACGCTCGACGTGCGCAAGCGACGTGGCGTGAGTGCCACGACCGTGGCCGAAGGGCTGCGCACGCGTCTCGCCGCTGTCGAGCGGACGCTGCCGACCGGACGCACCGTGCGTATCGTGCAGGACGCGGGGAAGCGCACCGCGCTGGCCGTGTGGGACGTGCAAAAGACGTTGCTGGAGGGCGCGGCGCTTACCGTGCTCGTCGTGTTCGTCTTCCTCAACAGCTGGCGCTCCACGGTCATCACCGGACTCGCGCTGCCGGTCTCCGTGCTGGCGAGCTTCATGGCGGTCTGGGCGTTCGGCTTCAAGCTCGAAACCATGTCGCTGCTGGGGCTGTCGCTCGCCATCGGCATTCTCATCGACGACGCCATCGTGGTGCGCGAAAACATCGTGCGGCACGTGGAGATGGGGAAGGATCACGTGACGGCGTCTCGCGAAGGCACGAAGGAGATCGGCCTCGCCGTGCTCGCGACCACGGCGGCAATCGTGGTGGTGTTCCTGCCCGTGGGTTTTATGAACGGGTTGGCGGGGCAGTACTTCAAACCGTTCGCGCTCACCATTGCGTGCGCCGTGCTCGTCTCGCTGTTCGTGAGCTTCTCGCTCGATCCCATGCTGTCGGCGTATTGGCCCGATCCGCATCGGCCCATCGCGCAGCGTTCGTGGCTCAGTCGCATGCTCCATCGCTTCAACGTGTGGTTCGACAGCCTCGCCACCCGCTATCGCGACGTGATCGCGTGGGCGCTCTCGCACCGGACACTCACGCTGGGCGTGGCGGCGGCATCGCTCGTGGGGGCCGTCCTGCTGCCGGCCACGGGGGCGGTGGGCGCCGAGTTTCTCCCCGAAGATGACCGGGGTGAAATCGGCATTCTCGTGGAGGCACCGCCGGGGGCGGCGCTGCCGTACACCACCGCGCGTGCCGAAGCGGCGGCGGCGATGGCACGCCGACTCCCTGAAGTCCGCACCGTGTACACCACCGTGGGTGCTGGCGACGGTGATGTATCGCAGGCGCAGGTGATGGTGCTGCTGGTGCCGCGTGCGGCGCGCACCCGTACTGCGCGCGAAGTGGCCACGGCGCTGCGCGGTGAGGTGGCAGCGCTTGGCGGGGGCACCTACGCCGTGATGGATCTGGGGCTCAATGGCTTCCTCAAGCCCATCCAGCTGCAGGTGCGCGGCCCCGATGCGAGGTCACTGCCACAGATCGCCGCGGAGGTAGCCGCGCGGGTGCGTCGCGTGCCGGGCGCCGTGGACGTGACGCTCTCCAGTCGACCGGGTGCGCCCGCACTGGACATCCGTCTCGATCGCGCCTTCTCGGCCACCGTGGGCACCACGCCGGCCGAGGTGGCCGGGGCGATGCAGGTCGCGTTCGCCGGCGTGGAGGCCGGGCGGTGGATCGACGGCGAGGGGGACCTGCGCAAGGTGCGCGTGCGTCTCCCCGAGTCGCAGCGCCGGCAGTCGTCCGACCTGGCCGGACTGCCGCTGCAGGTGCCCGGTCCCGATGGGGCGCTGCAGGCGGTGGCGTTCGCGCAGGTCGCGACGGCTACCGCGACGACGGCGCCCACGCGCATCGAGCATGACAACGGTGCGGCGTCGGTCACCGTGACGGCGAACGTGCTGGGCCGTCCGTTGGGCGACGTGTCGGCCGGCATCGACCGTGAGCTGGCGGGCATGACGATGCCGGCGGGTGTCACGGTGGCCTACGCCGGCGATGTGGAAGACCAGCAGGAAGTCTTCGGCAACATCCTCCTGGCGCTGCTGGTGGCGGTGGTGGGGATGTACTTCGTGCTGGTGCTGCAGTTCAATTCGTGGATCGAGCCGCTCGCGATTCTCGTGTCGCTCCCGCTGTCGGCGGTGGGGGTGGTGGGGGCGTTGTGGATGGCCGGCATGACCATCAACATCATGTCGCTGATCGGGGTGATCCTGCTGTCGGGCGTCGTGGCCAAGAACGCCATTCTGCTGCTGGACTATGCCAAGCAACTGCGAGAGGGAGGCCAAACGATGCGGGATGCGCTGGTGGAGTCGGGGGCAACGCGCCTGCGGCCCATCGTGATGACCACGGTGGCGCTGGTGGCGGGCATGGTGCCGGTGGCCATCGGCAGTGGCGAGGGGGCCATGTTCCGCGCGCCATTGGGCATGGCGGTCATCGGTGGCACCATCACCAGCACGTTCCTCACGCTGCTCGTCATTCCGGTGGTGTACGCCCTGCTCGACGGCGCGCGCGCGCGGGTCCGTGGGTGGCACCGGGTGCCAACGTCGCCCGCCGACACGCGCGGGCGGACCGTGTCTCCCGCGCACGAACGGCTCGCGTGA
- a CDS encoding efflux RND transporter periplasmic adaptor subunit: protein MITRNGATRATCRLALPLLLVPLSGCRNAPPTTAQGARTAVVIDSAVSAVAPSDTTPIPDTQSGVAERAGDPASAATISGTLEPQARALLRAELPGVIRTLAVKVGERVGMGQVLATLDVPAVRSAMAAAEAQAVAQEAALRQVQRERDRVAQLLAVGGVSLAEMEDWDSRVQAADASLQAARAQRATAAADVARLTVRAPFDGIVERRTATAGSMVQVGDELVSIIDPRTLELDAGVAIAQAHWARPGHRVSLRVAGYPEATVVARIVRVAPSLDPVTRQLRITIHVPNDSRRFPAGAWAEGTLWTDEAAVPPPSRIATGGR from the coding sequence ATGATCACGAGAAATGGTGCCACTCGCGCCACATGCCGTCTCGCGCTTCCGTTGCTCCTCGTGCCGTTGAGCGGGTGCCGCAATGCGCCACCGACCACCGCGCAGGGAGCGCGTACCGCCGTGGTGATCGACAGCGCCGTCAGCGCCGTCGCACCCTCCGATACCACGCCCATACCGGATACACAGTCTGGCGTCGCCGAACGCGCTGGCGATCCCGCCTCGGCGGCAACGATCAGCGGCACGCTCGAACCGCAGGCGCGCGCACTGCTGCGTGCCGAATTGCCGGGCGTGATTCGTACCCTGGCGGTGAAGGTCGGCGAACGCGTGGGGATGGGGCAGGTGCTGGCCACCCTCGATGTGCCGGCGGTGCGTTCGGCCATGGCCGCCGCTGAGGCGCAGGCGGTCGCGCAGGAGGCCGCGCTCCGTCAGGTCCAGCGCGAGCGTGATCGCGTGGCGCAGCTGCTGGCGGTAGGTGGGGTGAGTCTGGCCGAGATGGAAGACTGGGACAGCCGTGTGCAAGCGGCGGATGCGTCGTTGCAGGCCGCGCGGGCGCAACGCGCGACGGCGGCGGCCGACGTGGCGCGCCTTACGGTGCGCGCACCGTTCGACGGGATCGTGGAGCGACGCACGGCCACGGCAGGGTCCATGGTGCAGGTGGGGGACGAACTCGTGAGCATCATCGACCCGCGCACGCTCGAACTCGACGCCGGCGTAGCGATCGCTCAGGCGCATTGGGCCCGTCCGGGGCATCGGGTGTCGCTGCGCGTTGCCGGTTACCCCGAGGCGACGGTCGTAGCGCGCATCGTTCGGGTGGCCCCATCGCTCGATCCGGTGACGCGACAGCTGCGCATCACCATTCACGTGCCCAACGACAGCCGCCGCTTTCCGGCAGGTGCGTGGGCCGAGGGGACGCTGTGGACCGACGAGGCTGCTGTGCCGCCGCCGTCACGCATCGCGACCGGGGGGCGCTGA
- a CDS encoding LytTR family DNA-binding domain-containing protein, which produces MTTSALAPLRTMVVDDESLARQRLKRLLLQDARVHVVGEAADVPTARALVPQLTPSLLFLDVSMPGEDGFALLQDLPPEQRPFVVFVTAHADAAVRAFDARATDFLVKPVRAERLAESVTRALEAVAARTPAQSVFDEEVRAELARLVRGLAGGSIGGGLEATAPLAHFAVTVGRRTRFVKLEEIDWFEADGNYVRLHVGREQHLVRMTMQKLEKSLDARRFVRVHRSFVVPLDRVRELVQLGSGEYELRLTTEATLPVMRTYRDRLPLG; this is translated from the coding sequence ATGACAACTTCCGCATTGGCACCGTTACGCACGATGGTGGTGGACGACGAATCGCTCGCGCGGCAGCGGCTCAAGCGCCTGTTGTTGCAGGACGCACGGGTCCACGTGGTGGGGGAAGCGGCCGACGTGCCCACGGCGCGCGCGCTGGTGCCGCAGCTCACACCGTCGCTGCTCTTCCTCGACGTGAGTATGCCGGGGGAAGACGGGTTTGCGCTGCTGCAGGATCTGCCACCGGAGCAGCGTCCCTTCGTGGTGTTCGTCACGGCCCATGCCGACGCGGCGGTGCGCGCCTTCGATGCGCGCGCCACCGACTTTCTGGTCAAGCCCGTGCGGGCCGAGCGGCTGGCGGAGTCGGTGACACGGGCGCTCGAAGCCGTGGCGGCGCGCACGCCGGCACAATCGGTATTCGACGAGGAGGTTCGCGCGGAGCTGGCGCGTCTCGTGCGCGGGCTGGCCGGCGGCAGCATAGGGGGCGGCCTCGAGGCGACCGCCCCGCTGGCGCACTTCGCCGTGACCGTGGGGCGTCGCACGCGCTTCGTGAAGCTGGAGGAGATCGACTGGTTCGAAGCGGATGGCAACTACGTGCGGCTGCACGTGGGGCGCGAGCAGCATCTCGTGCGCATGACCATGCAGAAGCTCGAAAAGAGCCTGGACGCGCGGCGCTTCGTGCGTGTGCACCGGTCGTTCGTGGTACCGCTGGACCGCGTGCGCGAACTGGTGCAGCTGGGGTCGGGGGAGTACGAGCTGCGCCTGACCACCGAGGCCACCTTGCCGGTCATGCGCACGTACCGGGACCGGCTGCCGCTAGGGTAG
- a CDS encoding replication initiator protein A, with protein sequence MTLAARRRPAVRGVVLDRSLEELPLFRLSDSADDAPVSFTTENGGRWRVIPAPGDRLPGTFDQDVYVELLHRYHEGGSPADGAITFTLHAFLRSMGRRADGRTYEQLRAALTRLERTTLESTEGAYWSAPSGTADLSFTVLSTVSVQRRRVADREQLHLFGNLAAGEPGDARVTLSATLRANLAARHVVTLSASRYHALSSPVARRLYRILEVARADGRLSWRVSLERLAEQMPLTQRYPSHLQRVLQPAHEMLLSAGLVRDIAIRQYDRQWHVDYVLGSRPREEG encoded by the coding sequence ATGACTCTCGCCGCCCGCAGGCGTCCGGCCGTGCGGGGGGTGGTTCTCGATCGGTCGCTCGAGGAACTCCCCCTCTTCCGGCTCAGCGACAGTGCCGACGATGCGCCCGTCTCGTTCACCACCGAGAATGGCGGGCGGTGGCGTGTCATCCCCGCCCCCGGCGACCGGCTCCCCGGCACCTTCGATCAGGACGTGTACGTGGAGCTGCTGCACCGCTACCACGAGGGGGGATCGCCAGCTGATGGCGCCATCACCTTCACGCTGCACGCCTTCCTGCGCAGCATGGGGCGCCGCGCCGACGGGCGGACCTACGAACAGCTGCGCGCCGCGCTCACCCGCCTCGAGCGTACCACCCTCGAGAGCACCGAGGGCGCCTACTGGTCGGCGCCGTCGGGCACGGCCGACCTCAGCTTCACCGTGCTCAGCACCGTGAGCGTGCAGCGGCGGCGGGTGGCCGACCGCGAGCAGCTGCACCTGTTCGGCAACCTGGCCGCCGGCGAGCCCGGCGACGCCCGCGTCACGCTCTCGGCCACCCTGCGCGCCAACCTCGCCGCCCGGCACGTGGTGACCCTGTCGGCCAGCCGGTACCATGCGCTGTCGAGCCCGGTGGCGCGCCGGCTGTACCGCATTCTCGAGGTGGCCCGCGCCGACGGCCGCCTCTCGTGGCGCGTCTCGCTGGAGCGGCTGGCCGAGCAGATGCCCCTGACCCAGCGCTACCCCAGCCACCTCCAGCGGGTGCTGCAGCCGGCGCACGAGATGCTGCTGTCGGCCGGGCTGGTGCGCGACATCGCCATTCGGCAGTACGACCGGCAGTGGCACGTGGACTACGTGTTGGGATCGCGGCCGCGGGAAGAGGGATAG
- a CDS encoding peptidase E gives MNRRDFVATGSTLAAAAALPHTLHALPSTAPMSDSTGAMTDSSARATRKILIAGGGFRTKFIGLMAQLSGKARPRILYLPTASADSEQGIISFYQSCAPLNVEPFVQRSFIASTSQLQDWDEVLLSADGIVVSGGNTLNQQAIWKAQGIDVILRQAWDRGIVLGGASAGSLCWFDEGTTDSRPKVLSIVKCLGFLPGSHSPHYDAEPGRRPLYQKLIGNGEMKPGYACDNDAGLYFEETTLKRVVSARAGAKCYYVDRVNGRATEKVLEPEQI, from the coding sequence ATGAATCGACGCGATTTCGTTGCCACCGGCTCCACCCTCGCCGCCGCGGCGGCCCTGCCGCACACGCTCCACGCCCTCCCCTCCACGGCCCCCATGTCCGACTCGACCGGCGCCATGACCGACAGCTCCGCACGCGCCACGCGCAAAATCCTCATCGCCGGCGGCGGCTTCCGCACGAAGTTCATCGGCCTCATGGCGCAGCTCAGCGGCAAGGCGCGGCCGCGCATCCTGTATCTGCCCACTGCCAGCGCCGACAGCGAGCAGGGGATCATCAGCTTCTACCAGAGCTGCGCGCCGCTCAACGTGGAACCGTTCGTGCAGCGCAGCTTCATTGCCAGCACCTCACAGCTGCAGGACTGGGATGAAGTCCTGCTGAGCGCCGACGGCATCGTGGTGAGCGGCGGCAACACGCTCAATCAGCAGGCCATCTGGAAGGCGCAAGGGATCGACGTGATCCTGCGTCAGGCGTGGGACCGCGGCATCGTACTGGGCGGCGCCAGCGCGGGCTCGCTCTGCTGGTTCGACGAGGGCACCACCGACTCGCGCCCCAAGGTGCTCTCCATCGTGAAGTGCCTGGGCTTTCTCCCCGGCAGCCACTCGCCGCACTACGACGCCGAACCCGGGCGCCGGCCGCTCTACCAGAAGCTCATCGGCAACGGCGAGATGAAGCCGGGCTACGCCTGCGACAACGACGCGGGGCTGTACTTCGAGGAGACGACACTCAAGCGCGTCGTGTCGGCGCGCGCGGGCGCGAAGTGCTACTACGTGGACCGCGTGAACGGGCGCGCGACGGAAAAGGTGCTCGAGCCGGAACAGATTTGA
- a CDS encoding histidine kinase, with the protein MTRRSSSAAVSGANTRAPGQSVLARISRGELLSLLGVGVFGELLTVAWIATVLGVESGRATWVHAIGLAAVDLVALLWVPVPLFAWYDRFPLEGGRRPWNLLVRVVGALVILPVSSWTSAVAARWAGDAFGMAPTAIEAMLPGYPEQLFWASCTIIGASLAYLVLRRLHNARDVEQRNAELQRLALEAQLSALAAELRPHFLFNALNNLAELVHQDPTRAETMLLHLSSLLQATLAAGRQRTVSLAEELQHMDDYLALQQMRFDDRLQVMRSVDASALAARVPPMLLQPLVENAVVHGIEGRVGASLLQVTVRAHPGALEVQVDDDGPGPAGSPHRGTGTGLRNVRERLAALYGEAAEAVLSERPGGGARVLLRLPLEVA; encoded by the coding sequence GTGACCAGGCGGTCGTCGTCGGCGGCGGTGAGCGGCGCGAACACGCGCGCGCCCGGGCAGAGCGTGCTCGCGCGCATCTCCCGCGGCGAACTGCTGTCGCTGCTGGGGGTGGGCGTATTTGGAGAACTGCTCACCGTGGCATGGATTGCCACCGTCCTTGGCGTGGAGTCGGGGCGGGCCACCTGGGTGCACGCGATCGGGCTGGCGGCGGTGGATCTCGTGGCGCTGCTGTGGGTACCCGTGCCGCTCTTCGCATGGTACGATCGCTTTCCGCTGGAGGGCGGTCGGCGGCCTTGGAACCTGCTCGTGCGCGTCGTTGGGGCGTTGGTGATCCTGCCGGTCAGCTCGTGGACGTCGGCCGTGGCGGCCCGCTGGGCCGGTGACGCCTTCGGCATGGCGCCGACCGCGATCGAGGCCATGCTGCCCGGCTATCCCGAGCAGCTCTTCTGGGCCTCGTGCACGATCATCGGCGCCTCATTGGCGTACCTGGTGCTGCGTCGGTTGCACAACGCGCGCGACGTGGAGCAGCGCAACGCCGAGCTGCAGCGGCTGGCGCTCGAGGCGCAGCTGTCGGCGCTGGCGGCCGAGTTGCGGCCGCACTTCCTGTTCAATGCGCTGAACAATCTGGCCGAGCTGGTGCATCAGGATCCGACGCGCGCCGAGACCATGCTGCTGCACCTGTCGTCGTTGCTGCAGGCCACACTGGCCGCTGGTCGGCAGCGCACGGTATCGCTGGCGGAGGAGCTGCAGCACATGGACGACTACCTCGCCCTGCAGCAGATGCGTTTCGATGATCGGCTGCAGGTGATGCGGTCGGTGGATGCGTCGGCGCTCGCCGCGCGTGTGCCGCCCATGCTGCTGCAGCCGCTGGTGGAGAACGCGGTGGTGCATGGCATCGAAGGGCGGGTGGGGGCGTCGCTGCTGCAGGTCACGGTGCGCGCGCACCCCGGCGCATTGGAAGTGCAGGTGGATGACGACGGCCCGGGCCCTGCCGGATCTCCGCATCGCGGCACCGGCACGGGGCTGCGGAACGTGCGTGAGCGGCTGGCGGCGCTGTACGGTGAGGCGGCGGAGGCGGTCCTCAGTGAGCGGCCGGGTGGCGGCGCCCGCGTGCTGCTGCGGCTGCCGCTGGAGGTGGCATGA